A single Lactuca sativa cultivar Salinas chromosome 8, Lsat_Salinas_v11, whole genome shotgun sequence DNA region contains:
- the LOC111879229 gene encoding G-type lectin S-receptor-like serine/threonine-protein kinase At4g03230, whose protein sequence is MISSVTNTEIISLYTLILVCCCCYCISAKDNITTGEFINDGPDYLESSGKKFQMGFFPHGKTEVRRYVGIWYTMDPKTVVWVANRDNPLMDSTGILTVAEDGSAKLLNGKQVEYFSTDTSDGASSTALKLLDNGNAILINVISGNILWQSFQTPTDTLLPGMKMVDNNLKLTSWKSREDPGSGSFEFQQDPGTNRYFILEESTKLRWKSGNMSTKSFDENQIFSQAFQLLSNTTTDTRTIFKSGDKKRCSVRSSNCTGSTDKIVYNESYWVIEPYSRLVMNHTGHIQYFSWHQEENKSHWILDWQEPKDNCSVYKVCGSFGICNQNNSVMCSCLPEFEPNSPDEYRAGCKRTSEICLPGTNDTFLTRTMISMDDTTLPFYKSENESACKKKCLKDCQCLAYSYISQNKLGGLVDESRNVESGCWIWNSEPDNLRENGAHNISFRVSKLSKGRIISPPPEQEPKPTEKSSFVKRVLAIVIIVSTLVLLSLCGISYILYKRLMNRRENNELHSNDTRRRMKELLDPDHSKEDDREGIDVPYFELESIIAATDDFSEKNMLGQGGFGPVYKGKLPGGEEIAVKRLSSLSGQGLQEFKNEVMLIAKLQHRNLVRLLGYCIKGEEQILLYEYMPNRSLDTFIFDRTLCASLDWKMRFEIIMGIARGLNYLHHDSRLRVIHRDLKTSNILLDEDMNPKISDFGLAKIVKGKDMEAMTNRVIGTFGYMSPEYALDGLFSVKSDVFSFGVVMLEIVSGTKNTGFYQSQRSLSLLGHAWNLWREDKPFELMDKVLIESCNSSEVLKCINIGLLCVQGDPDDRPTMTKVVLMLGGDIVTLPTPKEPAFIARKDNATSSSSSSYKTDTQSKNMLTITKLDGR, encoded by the exons ATGATATCTTCAGTCACGAATACAGAAATCATCTCCTTGTATACATTAATTCTGGTGTGTTGTTGTTGCTACTGTATTTCAGCTAAAGACAACATAACGACTGGGGAATTTATCAATGATGGTCCTGATTACTTAGAATCTTCTGGGAAGAAGTTTCAAATGGGCTTCTTTCCACATGGAAAAACAGAAGTAAGAAGATATGTGGGGATATGGTATACGATGGATCCAAAGACTGTTGTGTGGGTTGCTAACCGTGATAACCCATTGATGGATTCCACTGGAATTCTTACTGTTGCGGAAGACGGTAGTGCTAAGCTGTTAAATGGAAAACAGGTTGAATACTTCTCTACAGACACTTCAG ATGGAGCTTCTTCAACGGCACTGAAGTTGTTGGATAACGGAAATGCCATATTAATAAATGTTATATCAGGAAACATATTATGGCAGAGCTTTCAAACTCCAACAGATACTCTTCTTCCTGGAATGAAGATGGTCGATAATAACTTAAAGTTGACATCATGGAAAAGTCGAGAAGACCCAGGGTCTGGAAGCTTCGAGTTTCAGCAAGACCCTGGTACAAACCGATACTTCATTTTGGAGGAATCAACCAAGCTTCGATGGAAAAGTGGGAACATGTCGACGAAAAGTTTTGATGAGAATCAAATTTTCTCTCAGGCCTTCCAGTTGCTGTCAAACACTACCACAGACACACGAACGATCTTTAAAAGTGGTGATAAGAAAAGATGTTCGGTGAGGTCGTCTAACTGCACAGGGAGTACTGACAAAATTGTATATAACGAAAGTTATTGGGTGATCGAGCCTTACTCAAGGTTGGTAATGAACCATACAGGGCATATACAGTATTTTAGTTGGCATCAAGAGGAAAATAAAAGTCATTGGATTTTGGATTGGCAAGAGCCCAAAGATAACTGTAGCGTGTATAAGGTGTGTGGCTCATTTGGGATTTGCAACCAAAATAATTCGGTCATGTGTAGTTGCTTACCTGAATTTGAACCTAATTCACCCGATGAGTATAGAGCTGGATGCAAGAGAACGTCTGAAATCTGTCTCCCAGGAACTAATGACACATTCCTGACAAGAACTATGATTAGTATGGATGATACAACTTTGCCCTTCTACAAATCAGAGAATGAATCAGCATGCAAGAAGAAGTGCCTTAAAGACTGTCAGTGCCTTGCTTATTCTTATATTTCTCAAAACAAGCTGGGAGGCTTAGTGGATGAAAGTCGCAATGTGGAGTCTGGTTGCTGGATCTGGAACTCTGAACCAGATAATCTTAGAGAGAACGGTGCTCATAATATCTCCTTTCGTGTTTCTAAGTTATCAAAAG GGCGTATAATCAGTCCACCACCGGAACAGGAGCCAAAGCCAACAGAAAAATCATCATTTGTGAAACGTGTTCTTGCTATTGTTATCATTGTTTCAACGCTGGTGCTTTTGTCATTGTGTGGCATTAGCTATATTTTATACAAAAGATTAATGAATAGAAGAG AAAACAACGAATTGCATTCGAATGATACACGGAGACGTATGAAGGAGTTACTCGATCCAGATCACTCAAAAGAAGATGACAGAGAAGGCATTGATGTGCCATATTTTGAGCTGGAAAGCATAATAGCTGCTACTGATGACTTTTCAGAGAAAAATATGCTTGGACAAGGTGGTTTTGGGCCTGTTTACAAG GGTAAGCTTCCTGGAGGCGAAGAAATTGCAGTGAAGAGGTTGTCAAGCCTCTCTGGACAAGGTTTGCAAGAGTTCAAAAATGAGGTTATGCTTATTGCTAAACTTCAGCATCGAAATCTTGTTAGACTATTGGGATATTGCATCAAGGGAGAAGAACAGATTCTTCTTTATGAGTACATGCCAAATAGAAGCCTAGATACATTTATATTTG ATCGAACGCTGTGCGCATCACTGGACTGGAAAATGAGATTTGAAATCATTATGGGAATTGCTAGAGGACTTAACTATCTTCACCATGATTCTAGGTTAAGGGTTATTCACAGAGATTTGAAAACAAGTAACATTTTGTTAGATGAGGATATGAATCCAAAAATTTCGGATTTTGGCTTGGCCAAGATAGTTAAAGGTAAAGATATGGAAGCTATGACCAACAGAGTTATCGGAACCTT TGGCTATATGTCTCCAGAGTACGCACTAGATGGGCTGTTCTCAGTTAAATCGGATGTTTTTAGCTTTGGAGTAGTGATGCTTGAGATTGTAAGTGGAACAAAAAATACAGGATTCTATCAATCACAGAGAAGTCTAAGTCTTTTAGGACAT GCATGGAATTTATGGAGAGAAGATAAGCCATTTGAGTTGATGGATAAAGTACTAATAGAATCATGCAATTCGAGTGAGGTATTGAAATGTATAAATATTGGACTCCTATGTGTACAAGGAGACCCTGATGATCGTCCTACCATGACCAAAGTTGTTTTGATGCTTGGAGGTGATATTGTCACACTCCCAACTCCAAAAGAACCAGCCTTCATTGCAAGAAAGGACAATGCTACTTCCTCTTCCTCTAGTTCTTATAAAACAGATACGCAATCCAAAAATATGTTGACAATCACTAAGTTGGATGGACGCTGA
- the LOC111879230 gene encoding G-type lectin S-receptor-like serine/threonine-protein kinase At4g03230 yields MISLVTNTEFISLYILILVCCCYCISAKDNITTGEFINDGPDYLESSGKKFQMGFFPHGKTEIRRYVGIWYTRDPKTVVWVANRDNPLMDSTGILTVAEDGSAKLLNGKQVEYFSTDISVGASSTALKLLDDGNAILINVISGNILWQSFQTPTDTLLPGMKMVDNNLKLTSWKSREDPGSGSFEFQQDPGTNRYFILEESTKLRWKSGNKSTKSFDENQIFTQAFLLLSNSTTTKTRSIIGKKCYTYSSCIKDESYLVIEPYSRLLMNHTGHIQYLSWPQNSTQWVLDWQEPKDNCSVYKVCGSFGICSENKDTFKCSCLPGFEPTNYNSPDDYSAGCKRSSEISCLPGSNDAFLTRTMISMDDTTLPFYKSENESACKKKCLKDCQCLAYSYISQNKLGGLVDESRNVESSGCWFWNSEPDNLRENGVHTISFRVSKLSKAPIISQPPESEPKPTEKSSFVKRVLAIVIIVSTLVLLSLCGISYILYKRLMNRRENNELHSNDTRRRMKELLDPDHSKEDDREGIDVPYFELESIIAATDDFSEKNMLGQGGFGPVYKGKLPGGEEIAVKRLSSLSGQGLQEFKNEVMLIAKLQHRNLVRLLGYCIKGEEQILLYEYMPNRSLDTFIFDRTLCASLDWKMRFEIIMGIARGLNYLHHDSRLRVIHRDLKTSNILLDEDMNPKISDFGLAKIVKGKDMEAMTNRVIGTFGYMSPEYALDGLFSVKSDVFSFGVVMLEIVSGTKNTGFYQSQRSLSLLGHAWNLWREDKPFELMDKVLIESCNSSEVLKCINIGLLCVQGDPDDRPTMTKVVLMLGGDIVTLPTPKEPAFIARKDNATSSSSSSYKTDTQSKNMLTITKLDGR; encoded by the exons ATGATATCTTTAGTCACGAATACAGAATTCATCTCCTTGTATATATTAATTCTGGTGTGTTGTTGCTACTGTATTTCAGCTAAAGACAACATAACGACTGGGGAATTTATCAATGATGGTCCTGATTACTTAGAATCTTCTGGGAAGAAGTTTCAAATGGGCTTCTTTCCACATGGAAAAACAGAAATAAGAAGATATGTGGGGATATGGTATACGAGGGATCCAAAGACTGTTGTGTGGGTTGCTAACCGTGATAACCCATTGATGGATTCCACTGGAATTCTTACTGTTGCGGAAGACGGTAGTGCTAAGCTGTTAAATGGAAAACAAGTTGAATACTTCTCTACAGACATTTCAG TTGGAGCTTCTTCAACGGCACTGAAGTTGTTGGATGACGGAAATGCCATATTAATAAATGTTATATCAGGAAACATATTATGGCAGAGCTTTCAAACTCCAACAGATACTCTTCTTCCTGGAATGAAGATGGTCGATAATAACTTAAAGTTGACATCATGGAAAAGTCGAGAAGACCCAGGGTCTGGAAGCTTCGAGTTTCAGCAAGACCCTGGTACAAACCGATACTTCATTTTGGAGGAATCAACCAAGCTTCGATGGAAAAGTGGGAACAAGTCGACGAAAAGTTTTGATGAGAATCAAATTTTCACTCAGGCATTCTTGTTGCTGTCAAACAGTACTACCACAAAAACACGATCCATCATTGGGAAAAAATGTTACACGTATTCTTCCTGCATAAAGGATGAAAGTTATCTGGTGATCGAACCTTACTCAAGGTTGTTAATGAACCATACAGGGCATATACAATATCTTAGCTGGCCTCAAAATTCAACTCAATGGGTTTTGGATTGGCAAGAGCCCAAAGATAACTGTAGCGTGTATAAAGTGTGTGGCTCATTTGGGATTTGCAGCGAAAATAAGGACACATTCAAATGTAGTTGCTTACCTGGATTTGAACCAACTAATTATAATTCACCTGATGATTATAGTGCTGGATGCAAAAGATCGTCTGAAATCAGCTGTCTCCCAGGAAGTAATGACGCATTCCTGACAAGAACTATGATTAGTATGGATGATACAACTTTGCCCTTCTATAAATCAGAGAATGAATCAGCATGCAAGAAGAAGTGCCTTAAAGACTGTCAGTGCCTTGCTTATTCTTATATTTCTCAAAACAAGCTGGGAGGCTTAGTGGATGAAAGTCGCAATGTGGAGAGCTCTGGTTGCTGGTTCTGGAACTCTGAACCAGATAATCTTAGAGAGAACGGTGTACATACTATCTCCTTTCGTGTTTCTAAGTTATCAAAAG CACCTATAATTAGTCAACCACCCGAATCGGAGCCAAAGCCAACAGAAAAATCATCATTTGTGAAACGTGTTCTTGCTATTGTTATCATTGTTTCAACGCTGGTGCTTTTGTCATTGTGTGGCATTAGCTATATTTTATACAAAAGATTAATGAATAGAAGAG AAAACAACGAATTGCATTCGAATGATACACGGAGACGTATGAAGGAGTTACTCGATCCAGATCACTCAAAAGAAGATGACAGAGAAGGCATTGATGTGCCATATTTTGAGCTGGAAAGCATAATAGCTGCTACTGATGACTTTTCAGAGAAAAATATGCTTGGACAAGGTGGTTTTGGGCCTGTTTACAAG GGTAAGCTTCCTGGAGGCGAAGAAATTGCAGTGAAGAGGTTGTCAAGCCTCTCTGGACAAGGTTTGCAAGAGTTCAAAAATGAGGTTATGCTTATTGCTAAACTTCAGCATCGAAATCTTGTTAGACTATTGGGATATTGCATCAAGGGAGAAGAACAGATTCTTCTTTATGAGTACATGCCAAATAGAAGCCTAGATACATTTATATTTG ATCGAACGCTGTGCGCATCACTGGACTGGAAAATGAGATTTGAAATCATTATGGGAATTGCTAGAGGACTTAACTATCTTCACCATGATTCTAGGTTAAGGGTTATTCACAGAGATTTGAAAACAAGTAACATTTTGTTAGATGAGGATATGAATCCAAAAATTTCGGATTTTGGCTTGGCCAAGATAGTTAAAGGTAAAGATATGGAAGCTATGACCAACAGAGTTATCGGAACCTT TGGCTATATGTCTCCAGAGTACGCACTAGATGGGCTGTTCTCAGTTAAATCGGATGTTTTTAGCTTTGGAGTAGTGATGCTTGAGATTGTAAGTGGAACAAAAAATACAGGATTCTATCAATCACAGAGAAGTCTAAGTCTTTTAGGACAT GCATGGAATTTATGGAGAGAAGATAAGCCATTTGAGTTGATGGATAAAGTACTAATAGAATCATGCAATTCGAGTGAGGTATTGAAATGTATAAATATTGGACTCCTATGTGTACAAGGAGACCCTGATGATCGTCCTACCATGACCAAAGTTGTTTTGATGCTTGGAGGTGATATTGTCACACTCCCAACTCCAAAAGAACCAGCCTTCATTGCAAGAAAGGACAATGCTACTTCCTCTTCCTCTAGTTCTTATAAAACAGATACGCAATCCAAAAATATGTTGACAATCACTAAGTTGGATGGACGCTGA